The following proteins are co-located in the Candidatus Methylarchaceae archaeon HK02M2 genome:
- a CDS encoding stage II sporulation protein M — protein MVGTLTPIDYTSAQTIIEEVPIPSEIDSLYILQNNLFIALVGFVPIIGIIWMFFVLYSTGIVLSAYSVVYNVPPIVSILILLINPIFWIEFSAYTLVMMEGTMLVYSAFKKEVNKESKVALLVLIAVIILLTLGAVIEVQMLI, from the coding sequence TTGGTAGGCACCTTAACTCCTATTGATTACACTTCAGCTCAAACAATAATTGAAGAAGTACCAATACCCTCAGAAATTGATTCATTGTATATATTGCAGAATAATCTATTTATCGCTTTGGTTGGGTTCGTTCCCATCATTGGAATTATATGGATGTTCTTTGTACTCTACTCAACGGGAATTGTCCTATCAGCCTATTCAGTTGTATATAATGTCCCTCCAATCGTCTCTATTTTAATTCTTCTTATCAATCCTATCTTTTGGATAGAATTTTCTGCATACACTTTAGTTATGATGGAAGGCACGATGCTTGTATACTCAGCTTTTAAAAAAGAAGTTAATAAGGAATCGAAGGTTGCGCTATTGGTTTTAATCGCAGTTATAATATTGTTGACCTTAGGAGCTGTAATTGAAGTTCAGATGTTAATTTAA